A window of the Mucilaginibacter sp. cycad4 genome harbors these coding sequences:
- a CDS encoding TetR/AcrR family transcriptional regulator, translating to MKDKDETKQKIINAVGEIFKTQGRKGLKIAHIAKKAGVDRSLIYQYFTKNIDRLLEDYIIQRDYWMKFAEKIKEEVSKSNHETSKGLIIDILQKQWQYFATDTEMQHLILWELSGDSAMMRSIHNARELQGQPILELAEEHFKGTDVKFKPISALLLGGIYYANLHTIYNGNIMCGMDVKSTEGQKEIMDAIRQLVEWAYRAARNE from the coding sequence ATGAAAGATAAAGACGAAACCAAACAAAAAATAATCAATGCTGTAGGCGAAATCTTTAAAACGCAGGGTCGAAAAGGATTAAAGATTGCACATATTGCCAAAAAGGCGGGAGTTGACAGAAGCCTGATTTACCAATACTTCACCAAAAACATTGACAGGTTATTGGAGGATTACATTATCCAGCGGGATTATTGGATGAAGTTTGCCGAAAAGATAAAAGAAGAAGTAAGTAAAAGCAACCATGAAACCAGCAAAGGTCTGATTATCGATATTCTTCAAAAACAATGGCAATACTTTGCAACTGACACCGAAATGCAGCACTTGATCTTATGGGAGCTATCGGGCGATAGTGCGATGATGAGAAGTATACATAATGCACGGGAACTACAGGGCCAACCTATTCTGGAGCTGGCAGAAGAACATTTTAAAGGAACGGATGTGAAGTTTAAACCCATCAGCGCGCTACTTTTAGGCGGGATTTATTATGCCAATCTACATACGATATATAATGGCAATATTATGTGCGGTATGGATGTAAAGAGCACAGAAGGGCAAAAAGAGATTATGGATGCCATTCGGCAGTTGGTAGAATGGGCTTATCGAGCAGCGAGAAATGAGTAA
- a CDS encoding glycoside hydrolase family 2 TIM barrel-domain containing protein — protein MKINNIYSSGHVITVLTALLLLAGNSVCRAQNPRKTERKQLFDYKWKFFLGDTASAKETHFNDAAWRGLDLPHDWSIEGKISPKNPTGGAGGYFPAGIGWYRKTFKAPVEWKGKKVSVYFEGVYMNSEVFINGKSLGIYPYGYSSFSYDLSPYLDLNNENVIAVRVDNSQQINSRWYSGSGIYRHVWMIATDVVHIAEWGVSITTPEVSPKKATVQIKTLVKNESGLPQTIVLSTWLKDANSKNAGNDQIKVNLAANSEKEIAQTIIVADPLQWTTETPRLYDAQISILRNKNVVDKTEMSFGMRSIKFTPENGFQLNGKTIKLNGGCVHHDNGCLGAAAFDRAEERKVELLKAAGFNAVRTSHNPPSEAFLNACDSLGLLVVDESFDCWKVGKNKHDYAQYFNQWWKRDLDAMVLRDRNHPSIMMWSIGNEIVERGTPEAVQTAKMLTNAIKKIDTGRPVTSAVVENGKDWAIMDSLIAAHDVAGYNYHLWNAPADHQRVPSRMIVQTESYPKDAFANWKLVTNNNYVIGDFVWTAMDYLGESGIGRWYYSGDVPGEHWEHDLFPWHGAYCGDIDLTGWRKPISHYRNLLYNNNEKLYLAVREPESDSLKIKTTWWAVWPTWESWTWPDYIGKDINVEVYSKYPKVRLYLNDKLIGEKPTTVEQEHKAEFAVPYSPGQLKAVGVDNGKEMETTVLQTAGDAAKIKLAADRKEITADGQDLCYVTIEITDKAGILQPNAVNHLVFKIEGSGTIAGVVNADMKDTDSYVGDTHKTWHGRAMVVIRSMHNASDIKLTVSSPDLSEAVLNIKTLKH, from the coding sequence ATGAAAATAAATAATATTTACAGCAGCGGGCATGTTATTACCGTACTAACAGCTTTGCTGCTTTTAGCAGGCAATAGTGTATGTCGGGCTCAAAATCCCAGAAAAACGGAACGAAAACAACTATTCGACTATAAGTGGAAGTTTTTTTTGGGAGATACAGCCTCTGCAAAAGAAACACATTTTAATGATGCGGCCTGGCGGGGCCTTGATTTACCACACGACTGGAGTATTGAAGGGAAAATAAGTCCGAAAAACCCAACAGGGGGAGCCGGCGGATATTTCCCTGCCGGGATTGGCTGGTACCGGAAAACTTTTAAGGCTCCCGTTGAATGGAAGGGAAAAAAAGTTTCCGTTTATTTTGAAGGGGTTTATATGAATTCTGAAGTTTTCATTAATGGAAAATCACTGGGGATTTACCCTTATGGTTACTCATCGTTTAGTTATGACCTTTCACCTTATCTGGATTTAAATAACGAAAATGTGATAGCGGTACGGGTAGATAATTCGCAACAAATAAACAGCAGGTGGTACAGCGGTTCCGGGATCTATCGTCATGTTTGGATGATAGCTACCGATGTTGTACACATAGCCGAATGGGGCGTATCGATCACAACTCCCGAGGTGTCTCCAAAAAAAGCAACCGTTCAAATTAAAACATTAGTAAAAAACGAAAGTGGTTTGCCTCAAACTATTGTTCTCAGTACCTGGTTAAAAGACGCAAATTCTAAAAATGCAGGAAATGATCAAATAAAGGTTAACCTGGCTGCCAACAGTGAGAAAGAAATTGCTCAAACCATAATCGTAGCGGATCCTTTGCAATGGACGACGGAAACACCGCGTTTATATGATGCCCAAATATCTATCTTACGAAATAAAAATGTAGTTGACAAAACTGAAATGAGTTTTGGAATGCGTTCCATCAAATTTACGCCTGAAAATGGGTTTCAGCTTAACGGGAAAACAATAAAACTGAACGGCGGATGTGTACACCATGACAACGGTTGCCTGGGCGCTGCTGCTTTTGACCGGGCCGAGGAACGCAAGGTTGAGCTGTTAAAAGCAGCGGGGTTTAACGCCGTAAGAACTTCTCACAATCCCCCTTCTGAAGCTTTTTTAAATGCTTGCGACAGCTTGGGCCTGTTGGTTGTTGATGAATCGTTTGATTGTTGGAAAGTTGGGAAAAACAAACACGATTATGCTCAATATTTTAACCAATGGTGGAAACGCGATTTAGATGCGATGGTTTTGCGGGATCGCAACCACCCCTCAATTATGATGTGGAGTATTGGCAATGAAATTGTAGAAAGAGGTACACCAGAGGCTGTACAAACAGCCAAAATGCTTACAAATGCGATAAAGAAAATAGATACCGGCCGTCCGGTAACATCCGCGGTGGTGGAAAATGGGAAAGACTGGGCAATTATGGATTCGCTTATCGCAGCCCATGACGTAGCCGGTTATAATTATCATTTATGGAACGCGCCTGCCGATCATCAGCGGGTGCCTTCACGGATGATCGTTCAAACAGAATCGTATCCCAAGGATGCTTTTGCCAATTGGAAGCTGGTAACAAACAACAATTATGTTATTGGAGATTTTGTTTGGACGGCTATGGATTATCTTGGTGAATCAGGAATAGGCCGTTGGTATTATTCAGGCGATGTACCAGGTGAGCACTGGGAACATGATCTTTTTCCGTGGCACGGCGCTTATTGTGGTGATATTGACTTAACAGGCTGGAGGAAACCCATTTCGCACTACCGTAACCTGTTATACAATAATAACGAGAAGCTTTACCTGGCTGTTCGTGAACCCGAGTCGGATTCCCTAAAGATTAAAACAACATGGTGGGCAGTATGGCCCACCTGGGAAAGCTGGACCTGGCCTGATTATATTGGGAAGGACATCAATGTAGAAGTTTATTCAAAATATCCCAAGGTACGTCTTTACCTCAATGACAAACTCATCGGTGAAAAACCAACGACTGTAGAACAGGAACATAAAGCTGAATTTGCTGTGCCCTATTCACCGGGTCAGCTAAAAGCAGTTGGTGTGGATAATGGTAAGGAAATGGAAACTACCGTTTTGCAAACTGCCGGAGATGCTGCAAAAATCAAATTGGCTGCTGATCGAAAAGAAATAACAGCTGACGGACAGGATTTGTGCTACGTTACTATTGAGATAACAGACAAGGCGGGCATATTGCAACCGAATGCAGTGAACCACCTTGTTTTTAAAATTGAAGGCTCCGGTACGATTGCAGGAGTAGTCAACGCGGATATGAAAGATACAGACTCATATGTAGGGGATACCCACAAAACGTGGCACGGGCGTGCGATGGTTGTTATCAGAAGTATGCACAATGCAAGTGATATTAAACTTACTGTGAGTTCTCCCGATTTATCAGAGGCTGTATTAAATATTAAAACACTTAAACATTAG
- the galA gene encoding beta-galactosidase GalA, with product MLLRGIALLFAVLLAVNATGQGRSTPGSKRQRENFDFNWLFHKGDIAIKRAVKAAGYGGLTDVNVKVETNKEAVIAYTDVDKAATFKPADWREVNLPHDWCVEGTFVNDNSIGSSPAVSGYLPGGIGFYRKEFEIPETDKGKKITIEFDGVFRNSTVWVNGQLLGNHQSGYTPSNYDLTDVLRYGNEGKNVILVKVDATEYEGWWYEGSGIYRHVWLNKTDRLHVDRFGTYITTPSVSADKAAVNVKTTIKNEYGVVKNITLVSKIVDNKGVVLDTKTSSQVVEPLSTAEVSQNGAIQKPLLWTPETPNLYKVLTEVSENGIIIDNYQTTFGVRTVEINRNGVFLNGKLYPVKGTCNHQDFAGIGVALPDKINKYKLKLLKEMGSNAYRCSHHPPTPELLDMCDSLGMLVLDENRMLSSSEEGVKDLTAMLYRDRNHPSIFMWSMENEEWIQGTVTGARILKTLVDITHKIDPTRPVTAAMNHGRNEGGYSDVLDVVGYNYGDKGMAYVKDHEKYPNRVEFCTESTSFISTRGEYQNDWGKGYVSNLGLWQPGWGPLPGEDWADIVKYPYLGGLFVWTGFDYRGEPTPYRWPCVTSHFGFMDICGFPKDGYYAYKAAWTKEPVVHIFPHWNWPGKEGDSIQVHCYTNCDEVELFLNGKKIGRQTAVPYTKLIWKLLYKPGKLEARGYKKGKLVAQDIVETTTEPAQLALKSDCSILKADGTDVAVIQVAIKDAKGRVVPTAANLVKFSIEGPGRIIGTGNGDPSSHEPDKASQRMAFNGYCLVLVQSDKRVGEIRLKAVSDATKEDEVVIKVQ from the coding sequence ATGCTACTGCGGGGAATAGCTCTCTTGTTTGCGGTTTTATTAGCCGTAAATGCAACCGGCCAGGGCAGATCAACGCCCGGCTCTAAAAGGCAAAGAGAAAATTTTGACTTTAACTGGCTGTTTCACAAAGGCGATATAGCCATAAAACGGGCTGTAAAAGCCGCTGGTTATGGAGGTTTAACAGATGTTAATGTTAAAGTTGAAACAAATAAAGAAGCTGTAATTGCTTATACCGATGTTGATAAAGCAGCTACGTTTAAACCTGCAGATTGGCGGGAAGTAAATCTTCCGCATGATTGGTGTGTAGAGGGAACTTTTGTTAACGATAATTCAATCGGGAGTTCGCCAGCTGTCAGCGGATATTTGCCCGGTGGCATTGGTTTTTATAGGAAAGAGTTTGAAATACCCGAAACCGATAAAGGAAAAAAAATAACTATCGAATTTGATGGTGTTTTCAGGAACAGTACCGTTTGGGTCAATGGTCAGCTTTTAGGCAATCACCAAAGCGGTTACACCCCATCAAACTATGATTTAACTGATGTTTTGCGTTACGGTAACGAAGGCAAAAATGTAATCCTGGTAAAGGTTGACGCTACGGAATATGAAGGCTGGTGGTATGAAGGCAGTGGAATTTACCGGCATGTTTGGCTCAATAAAACCGACAGGCTGCATGTCGACCGATTTGGTACTTATATTACTACACCTTCAGTTTCGGCGGATAAAGCAGCGGTAAACGTAAAAACCACTATTAAAAATGAATACGGCGTAGTTAAAAACATTACGCTCGTCTCTAAAATTGTCGATAATAAAGGAGTTGTACTTGACACAAAAACTTCGTCTCAGGTAGTTGAGCCATTGAGTACAGCCGAGGTTTCGCAAAATGGAGCTATTCAAAAGCCCTTGCTTTGGACACCCGAAACGCCCAATCTTTACAAGGTACTAACTGAAGTTTCTGAAAACGGTATTATCATTGACAATTACCAAACCACTTTTGGGGTTAGGACAGTTGAAATAAACCGTAATGGGGTATTTCTGAATGGCAAACTTTATCCTGTGAAGGGTACCTGTAACCATCAGGATTTTGCTGGTATTGGCGTAGCCCTTCCCGATAAAATAAACAAATACAAATTAAAGCTGCTTAAAGAAATGGGCAGTAACGCTTATAGGTGTTCCCATCATCCTCCCACTCCGGAGCTGCTGGATATGTGTGATAGCCTGGGAATGCTTGTGCTGGACGAAAACCGTATGTTGTCGAGTTCTGAAGAGGGGGTAAAGGATTTGACGGCCATGTTATACCGGGATCGCAACCATCCGTCGATATTTATGTGGAGTATGGAAAATGAGGAATGGATACAAGGGACGGTAACCGGGGCGAGAATACTTAAAACACTGGTTGATATTACCCATAAAATCGATCCTACCCGTCCGGTGACAGCCGCCATGAATCACGGGCGGAACGAAGGCGGGTATAGCGATGTTTTGGATGTTGTGGGATATAACTACGGAGATAAGGGAATGGCTTACGTGAAAGACCATGAAAAATACCCAAACCGGGTTGAGTTTTGTACAGAATCTACAAGTTTCATTTCAACCCGCGGAGAGTATCAGAACGATTGGGGAAAAGGTTATGTTTCAAATCTGGGATTATGGCAGCCAGGTTGGGGGCCATTGCCCGGCGAAGACTGGGCGGACATTGTTAAATATCCCTATCTCGGGGGCTTGTTTGTATGGACAGGATTTGACTACCGTGGTGAACCTACTCCATACCGATGGCCATGCGTTACATCTCATTTTGGATTTATGGATATATGCGGCTTTCCCAAAGATGGGTATTACGCTTATAAAGCGGCCTGGACAAAGGAGCCGGTAGTTCATATTTTCCCACATTGGAATTGGCCGGGCAAAGAAGGAGACAGCATACAGGTACATTGTTACACCAACTGCGACGAGGTAGAACTGTTCCTCAACGGGAAAAAAATAGGCAGGCAAACAGCTGTTCCTTATACCAAACTCATATGGAAGCTTTTATACAAGCCGGGCAAACTCGAAGCCAGGGGATATAAGAAGGGAAAGTTAGTAGCTCAAGATATTGTTGAGACAACAACAGAGCCCGCGCAACTGGCCTTGAAGAGCGATTGCAGCATACTTAAAGCCGACGGCACCGATGTGGCTGTTATTCAGGTAGCTATCAAAGATGCTAAAGGAAGGGTTGTTCCTACAGCCGCCAACCTGGTGAAGTTTTCAATCGAGGGCCCAGGAAGAATAATTGGTACAGGTAATGGTGACCCCAGTAGCCATGAACCGGATAAAGCCAGCCAGCGCATGGCTTTTAACGGGTATTGTTTGGTGCTGGTCCAATCAGATAAACGGGTTGGGGAAATCCGGTTAAAAGCTGTTTCTGATGCCACTAAAGAAGATGAGGTTGTTATCAAAGTTCAATAA
- a CDS encoding discoidin domain-containing protein produces the protein MTFINRTFFWGVVFSLCPIIFCSAQTSAPKPFGPVPTSNQLRVQQMESYAFVHFSLNTYTDQSWGFGNEDVNLFNPKDLDCRQWARTCKEAGMKGIIITAKHHCGFCLWPSKYTAYSVKNSPWKNGKGDVVREMAAACKEYGLKLGIYLSPWDRNNPDYGKPEYITYFRNQLTELLTNYGPIFEVWFDGANGGSGYYGGANETRTIDRTTYYDWKNTYALIHKLQPQCVIWNDGGDRGDLRWVGTEAGYVGETNWSLLNATGEVTWNMLHYGLENGNAWVPSEVNTSIRPEWFYHPGEDTKVKTLPQLMDTYYHSVGRNATFLLNFPIMPNGLINQRDEKTALEFGKAVRDAFAVDLAKMKKITASNVRGSSKEFGADKAVDGDKNTYWATDDNLKAASLTIDLGKPVTFNRFLVQEYIPLGQRVKAFTVEALVDNNWKEVANATTIGYKRILTFPSVKATRVRLNIKDSKSCIVISNIGIYDTPQILTAPSIIRDQSGKIIITPADKESVVYYTLDGSAPTTASKKYDGPFQTDGKLDVKAIAGDPTTGKSSPEVEEKFDLSRKDWRILGISDEKANAVLDGDPATVWHQGKDVKMPVDLVIDLGKEESLSGFRYLPDPGLWGPGIITNYQFHVSIDNKEWKLVDEGEFSNIKNNPLMQIKNFAAVKARYIKLRALKNTEGNDNTGYAEVDVITSQP, from the coding sequence ATGACTTTTATAAACAGAACTTTTTTTTGGGGTGTTGTTTTTTCTTTATGCCCTATAATATTTTGCAGCGCTCAAACCAGCGCGCCTAAGCCATTTGGTCCGGTACCAACCAGTAACCAACTGCGTGTACAACAAATGGAATCGTATGCATTTGTGCATTTTTCATTAAATACTTATACAGATCAATCCTGGGGATTTGGTAATGAAGATGTGAATTTGTTCAATCCAAAGGACCTGGATTGCCGTCAGTGGGCGCGGACTTGTAAAGAGGCGGGTATGAAAGGCATCATTATTACCGCTAAACATCATTGCGGCTTTTGCCTTTGGCCATCAAAATACACTGCGTATTCAGTAAAAAATTCGCCATGGAAAAATGGTAAAGGTGATGTGGTGAGGGAAATGGCCGCTGCCTGTAAAGAATATGGTTTAAAATTGGGCATTTATTTATCGCCCTGGGACAGAAATAATCCGGATTATGGTAAACCCGAATACATTACCTATTTCAGGAATCAGCTCACTGAACTGCTCACTAATTATGGGCCCATTTTTGAGGTATGGTTTGATGGTGCTAACGGAGGATCGGGCTATTACGGCGGCGCTAATGAAACCCGGACCATTGACCGGACTACTTACTATGACTGGAAAAATACTTATGCGCTTATCCATAAGCTGCAACCGCAATGTGTAATCTGGAATGATGGCGGCGACAGGGGCGATCTTCGATGGGTAGGAACCGAAGCGGGTTATGTAGGCGAGACTAATTGGAGTTTACTCAATGCTACCGGCGAAGTGACCTGGAATATGTTACATTATGGTTTAGAAAATGGTAATGCCTGGGTTCCGTCTGAAGTAAATACATCTATCAGGCCAGAGTGGTTTTATCATCCTGGTGAAGATACTAAGGTGAAAACATTACCTCAGCTAATGGATACTTACTATCACTCTGTTGGCCGTAATGCTACTTTCCTGCTTAACTTCCCTATTATGCCCAATGGTTTAATTAACCAACGAGACGAAAAAACAGCCCTGGAATTTGGCAAAGCAGTTAGGGATGCATTTGCTGTCGATCTGGCTAAAATGAAAAAAATAACAGCTTCCAACGTTCGCGGCAGTAGTAAAGAATTTGGCGCCGACAAAGCTGTTGATGGCGACAAAAATACTTATTGGGCGACAGACGACAATTTAAAAGCCGCTTCGCTGACCATCGATTTAGGTAAGCCCGTTACCTTCAACCGTTTTTTGGTACAGGAGTATATCCCGTTGGGCCAACGGGTGAAAGCATTCACGGTTGAAGCCCTTGTTGATAATAACTGGAAAGAAGTAGCTAATGCAACAACCATTGGGTACAAGCGCATTCTTACTTTTCCGAGCGTGAAAGCTACCAGGGTGCGATTAAATATCAAGGATTCAAAAAGTTGTATTGTTATTTCCAATATTGGTATTTATGATACACCGCAAATTCTGACCGCGCCTTCTATCATTAGGGATCAATCCGGCAAAATAATTATAACCCCGGCAGATAAAGAATCGGTAGTTTACTACACATTGGATGGGAGTGCGCCCACCACGGCTTCAAAAAAATATGACGGACCGTTTCAAACAGATGGGAAATTAGATGTGAAGGCGATTGCCGGCGACCCAACCACAGGCAAAAGCAGCCCCGAAGTTGAGGAGAAATTTGACTTGTCCCGCAAGGATTGGAGAATTTTAGGAATCAGCGATGAAAAGGCTAACGCAGTTTTAGATGGAGATCCTGCTACAGTATGGCACCAGGGCAAGGATGTAAAAATGCCGGTTGATTTGGTGATCGACCTGGGAAAAGAAGAAAGCTTGTCTGGTTTCAGGTATTTGCCCGACCCCGGTTTATGGGGCCCCGGCATTATTACCAACTATCAATTTCATGTATCAATCGACAATAAAGAATGGAAACTGGTTGATGAAGGAGAGTTTTCCAATATAAAAAACAATCCCTTGATGCAAATTAAAAACTTTGCGGCTGTAAAGGCACGCTACATTAAATTGAGGGCTTTGAAAAATACAGAAGGCAACGATAATACAGGATACGCCGAAGTTGATGTGATTACAAGCCAGCCCTAA
- a CDS encoding PDZ domain-containing protein — protein MQKVKNLIKTALLFAGLLWSANGNAQTNLYVSVNGNDANPGTQNKPFASIANAVTRARKIRGAVFIRIYGGTYYLNNPVAFTAADSREDNEPLTLTSVDHQQVIVSGGTRLGKLNWTIYKNGIWQAKIDHDLVFDELFVNGKLQQMARYPNFDPSAQFLGGTAADAIGKERAARWKSPAGGYVHALHSAKWGDFHYIITGKDSSGQPILEGGWQNNRRSGMHEKYRYTENVFEELDTVNEWYYDKKAKILYYYPAKGLDLKTARFETPQVAHLFEFRGTAEAPVKNITISGITLTQTVRTFMQNKEPLLRSDWTIYRGGAVLYEGAVHCRLQNCVLHNLGSNAVFFSKFNRDCQVSGCFISEIGASGICFVGDPDAVRSPSFEYNEFIPPAKIDLTPGPKTGNYPKDCKVYDNLMFNLGYVEKQSAGVELSMCQDITVSHNTIYDVPRAGINVSEGTWGGHIIEYNDVFNTVKETGDHGSFNSWGRDRYWQADKKKLDSIVAENPGLALLDVTKPIILRNNRFRCDHGWDIDLDDGSSNYFIYNNLCLNGGIKLREGVNRIVENNIMVNNTFHPHVWFKNSGDVFRHNIVGAGYLPIGIAAWGKEVDYNAFPDSVSLAEARSRGTDVHSVSGPLIFENPEKGDYRVKNGAVAMSAGFRNFAMDSFGVVSVQLKAIAKKVPFPQVLEVNRSKEDNTTNFMGARVKDLQTAGEQSATGMDKIRGVLVISVARKSAASGFLQANDVILAFNGRPVGNLKDLQEALNTVTGKNTEIVVFRNQQQLKQKIEVKMQ, from the coding sequence ATGCAGAAAGTTAAAAACTTAATCAAAACAGCACTTTTATTTGCCGGCCTCCTGTGGTCAGCTAATGGTAATGCACAAACAAATTTATATGTTTCCGTCAACGGAAACGATGCTAACCCCGGTACCCAAAACAAACCCTTTGCTTCCATAGCCAACGCGGTGACCAGGGCTCGGAAAATTAGGGGAGCTGTTTTTATCAGGATTTACGGAGGTACATATTACTTAAACAACCCCGTGGCGTTTACTGCCGCCGACTCCAGGGAAGATAATGAACCGCTTACTTTAACCAGTGTCGACCATCAGCAGGTTATTGTAAGCGGCGGCACCCGCTTAGGCAAGTTAAACTGGACGATATATAAAAATGGCATCTGGCAGGCTAAGATTGATCATGACCTTGTTTTTGATGAACTGTTTGTGAATGGAAAATTGCAGCAGATGGCCCGTTACCCAAACTTTGATCCTTCGGCGCAGTTTCTTGGCGGTACGGCAGCAGATGCCATCGGTAAAGAGCGGGCTGCAAGGTGGAAATCCCCAGCGGGTGGATATGTGCATGCCTTGCACAGTGCAAAGTGGGGCGATTTTCACTATATCATCACCGGGAAAGACAGCAGCGGTCAACCCATATTGGAAGGAGGCTGGCAAAATAACCGGCGTTCGGGCATGCACGAAAAATATCGTTACACAGAGAATGTTTTTGAAGAGCTTGACACGGTTAACGAATGGTATTACGATAAAAAAGCTAAAATCCTATATTATTACCCGGCTAAAGGCCTTGATTTAAAGACTGCAAGGTTTGAAACTCCGCAGGTTGCCCATTTATTTGAATTTAGGGGCACGGCAGAAGCGCCGGTTAAAAACATTACCATCTCGGGCATTACATTAACCCAAACGGTACGTACTTTTATGCAAAACAAAGAGCCCTTGTTGCGCAGTGACTGGACCATTTACCGGGGCGGTGCGGTATTGTACGAAGGTGCGGTACATTGCCGCCTCCAAAACTGCGTTCTGCATAATTTGGGCAGCAACGCTGTGTTTTTCAGTAAATTCAACCGCGATTGCCAGGTTTCCGGGTGCTTTATTTCCGAAATTGGCGCAAGCGGCATTTGTTTTGTCGGCGATCCGGATGCGGTACGTTCACCCAGTTTTGAATATAACGAGTTCATACCGCCGGCTAAAATTGATCTTACACCCGGTCCTAAAACAGGCAATTACCCTAAAGACTGTAAAGTTTATGACAACCTGATGTTTAACCTCGGATATGTGGAAAAACAATCTGCAGGGGTGGAGCTATCTATGTGCCAGGATATCACAGTAAGTCATAATACCATTTACGATGTGCCCCGCGCAGGCATAAATGTAAGCGAAGGAACATGGGGAGGGCATATCATTGAATATAATGATGTGTTTAACACTGTAAAGGAAACCGGAGACCATGGTTCTTTTAATTCATGGGGCCGCGACCGTTACTGGCAGGCTGATAAAAAGAAGCTTGATTCAATTGTCGCCGAAAACCCGGGTTTAGCACTCCTTGATGTTACGAAACCCATCATTCTTCGTAATAACAGGTTTCGCTGCGATCACGGTTGGGATATTGATCTGGACGACGGATCAAGCAATTACTTTATTTACAATAACCTGTGTTTAAACGGAGGTATCAAGTTACGGGAAGGCGTAAACCGTATTGTTGAAAACAATATTATGGTTAATAATACTTTTCACCCGCATGTATGGTTTAAAAATAGCGGCGATGTGTTTCGTCATAACATTGTTGGCGCGGGGTACCTGCCTATAGGTATTGCTGCCTGGGGGAAAGAAGTTGATTATAACGCTTTTCCCGATTCGGTTTCACTGGCTGAAGCCCGGTCCCGCGGCACTGATGTACATTCTGTATCTGGCCCTTTGATTTTTGAAAATCCTGAAAAAGGAGATTATCGGGTAAAAAACGGGGCCGTCGCTATGTCAGCCGGCTTCAGAAATTTCGCGATGGATAGTTTCGGTGTGGTTTCTGTGCAGTTAAAAGCCATTGCAAAAAAAGTGCCTTTTCCGCAGGTTTTAGAAGTTAATAGGTCAAAGGAAGATAATACAACAAATTTCATGGGTGCGCGGGTAAAAGACCTGCAAACAGCCGGTGAGCAATCGGCAACCGGTATGGACAAGATAAGAGGCGTGTTGGTTATTTCGGTTGCCCGCAAATCGGCGGCATCGGGATTCCTTCAGGCCAACGATGTAATATTGGCTTTCAACGGCAGGCCGGTGGGCAACCTTAAAGATTTGCAGGAAGCCCTGAATACGGTTACAGGGAAAAATACCGAAATAGTAGTTTTTCGTAACCAACAGCAATTGAAGCAAAAGATTGAAGTAAAAATGCAATAA